The Gemmatimonadaceae bacterium genome includes a window with the following:
- a CDS encoding PIG-L family deacetylase, with protein MRAPFRITAVAAAALLAHSAPRAVSAQPGAVPLHDISTALGTTARVLMIGAHPDDEDTQLLGWLARGAKVDAAYLSLTRGDGGQNAIGNDLGEGLGAVRTEELLAARRIDGARQFFTRAYDFGFSKTAEETYRHWPKDSVFGDVVRIVRAFRPHVIIAVFSGTPRDGHGHHQVSGMLAKEAYEASMDTVRFPVRTYGAPWTAGKFYRAARFNAAGATLRMDVGTYDPIRGEGLGEIAGQSRSQHRSQGFGVAQPRGVVTDYVRREATRLNPDVEATRETSIFDGFDPTLARFGAVTLAPQRPALDSLRTVLAALRAQVDAVTPWTALPRIDLARRLLDRWCTAGNPARSGACRGEDPVPDGVNQADADLLMSAARTFGQLQRLAEVSSGLMLEATVTRERIAEGDTASFTVRITNRSPFVARVSVFTPSGAAATAPRDTIAPGEAYVTTLPLPSYPRSAPWWIRTRADSSLATLGNEIVEPVARAGDMFVEPASTLDEAARSAGPTASVPAVVNGVPVQLTAPITWRRIDEVNGQIDSPVMSVPRVAVTIDGGQAGYVRAGVPFTRVVTVRVVAQGPVDGPVTVRLQWPRGVASDSATRQVTLVPGAETAVPFTLRGTLVPGRHVMTATVQATVGGATTTYATGYQRIEYPHIRAQHLYRPAAVALEAVGTGAMPRGLVGYIDGLADNVAPALSQLGATVEKLPATAITPAALSRFAVIVVGPRALEAQPALASRMPALHAWVRTGGTMIVQYQQADIARPGMAPFPLTFARPAARVTEEDAAVRVLNPASRLLTVPNRIEPSDWNGWVQERATYMPTTADSNYATVLGMHDGDEAENANALLTARIGKGTYVFTTLALFRQLPAGVPGAARIVVNILNAGSSAPAPKRRPVP; from the coding sequence GTGCGAGCTCCGTTCCGCATCACCGCAGTCGCCGCCGCCGCGCTGCTCGCACATTCCGCGCCCCGCGCGGTGAGTGCACAGCCAGGCGCCGTGCCGCTCCACGACATCTCCACGGCGCTCGGCACCACCGCCCGTGTGCTCATGATCGGCGCCCACCCCGACGACGAGGACACGCAGCTCCTCGGCTGGCTGGCGCGTGGCGCGAAGGTCGATGCGGCGTACCTCTCGCTCACCCGCGGTGACGGCGGCCAGAACGCCATCGGCAACGACCTGGGCGAGGGGCTCGGCGCCGTCCGCACCGAGGAGCTGCTCGCCGCGCGCCGCATCGACGGCGCACGCCAGTTCTTCACACGCGCCTACGACTTCGGATTCTCCAAGACGGCCGAGGAGACCTACCGGCACTGGCCGAAGGACTCCGTGTTCGGAGACGTGGTGCGCATCGTGCGGGCGTTCCGGCCACACGTGATCATCGCGGTGTTCAGCGGGACGCCCCGCGACGGACACGGACACCACCAGGTGTCGGGGATGCTCGCGAAGGAGGCGTACGAGGCCAGCATGGACACCGTCCGCTTTCCCGTGCGCACGTACGGCGCGCCCTGGACGGCCGGCAAGTTCTATCGAGCCGCACGCTTCAACGCGGCCGGTGCCACCCTCCGGATGGACGTCGGCACGTACGACCCGATCCGCGGCGAGGGGCTGGGCGAGATCGCGGGGCAGAGCCGCAGCCAGCATCGCAGCCAGGGTTTCGGCGTGGCGCAGCCGCGCGGCGTGGTCACCGACTACGTGCGCCGCGAGGCCACGCGCCTCAACCCCGACGTCGAGGCCACCCGCGAAACGTCGATCTTCGACGGGTTCGACCCGACGCTCGCGCGGTTCGGCGCCGTCACGCTCGCGCCGCAACGGCCGGCCCTCGACAGCCTGCGCACGGTGCTGGCGGCGCTGCGCGCACAGGTGGATGCCGTGACCCCGTGGACCGCGCTTCCGCGCATCGACCTCGCCCGCCGGCTGCTGGATCGCTGGTGCACCGCCGGCAACCCGGCACGCAGCGGCGCCTGTCGTGGCGAGGATCCCGTGCCCGATGGCGTCAATCAGGCCGACGCCGACCTGCTCATGAGCGCCGCGCGCACCTTCGGGCAGCTGCAGCGGCTGGCGGAAGTGTCGAGCGGCCTGATGCTGGAGGCCACCGTCACCCGCGAACGCATTGCCGAGGGTGACACGGCGTCGTTCACGGTGCGCATCACGAACCGCAGCCCGTTCGTGGCGCGCGTGTCGGTCTTCACGCCCAGCGGCGCGGCCGCCACCGCGCCGCGCGACACCATCGCCCCCGGCGAGGCCTACGTCACCACGCTTCCGCTCCCGTCGTATCCGCGCTCGGCCCCCTGGTGGATCCGCACGCGCGCCGACTCCAGCCTGGCCACACTCGGCAACGAGATCGTGGAGCCGGTGGCACGTGCCGGCGACATGTTCGTGGAGCCCGCCTCGACCCTCGACGAGGCGGCACGCAGCGCCGGCCCCACCGCATCGGTGCCCGCCGTGGTCAACGGCGTGCCGGTGCAGCTCACGGCACCCATCACCTGGCGCCGCATCGACGAGGTGAATGGCCAGATCGACAGCCCCGTGATGTCGGTGCCTCGGGTGGCGGTGACGATCGATGGTGGGCAGGCCGGCTACGTGCGCGCCGGCGTGCCGTTCACCCGCGTGGTGACGGTGCGCGTGGTGGCACAGGGGCCCGTGGATGGCCCCGTCACCGTGCGCCTGCAGTGGCCGCGGGGTGTGGCCAGCGACAGCGCCACACGACAGGTGACGCTCGTGCCGGGTGCCGAGACGGCGGTGCCGTTCACGCTGCGTGGCACACTCGTCCCCGGACGGCATGTGATGACGGCCACGGTGCAGGCCACCGTCGGCGGTGCAACCACGACGTACGCCACCGGCTATCAGCGCATCGAGTATCCGCACATCCGCGCCCAGCACCTCTACCGTCCCGCCGCGGTGGCGCTCGAGGCCGTGGGCACCGGCGCGATGCCGCGAGGCCTGGTCGGCTACATCGACGGGCTCGCGGACAATGTCGCGCCGGCGCTCTCGCAACTCGGTGCAACCGTCGAGAAGCTCCCCGCGACCGCGATCACGCCAGCCGCGCTGTCTCGCTTCGCGGTGATCGTGGTCGGTCCGCGCGCACTCGAGGCGCAGCCGGCGCTCGCCTCGCGCATGCCGGCGCTGCACGCGTGGGTGCGCACCGGCGGCACGATGATCGTGCAGTACCAGCAGGCCGACATCGCGCGGCCCGGCATGGCGCCGTTCCCGCTCACCTTCGCGCGACCCGCCGCCCGTGTGACCGAGGAGGATGCGGCCGTGCGCGTGCTGAACCCGGCCAGCCGCCTGCTCACCGTCCCGAACCGCATCGAACCGTCGGACTGGAACGGCTGGGTGCAGGAACGGGCCACGTACATGCCCACCACCGCCGACTCGAACTACGCCACCGTGCTCGGCATGCACGACGGTGACGAGGCGGAGAACGCGAATGCGCTGCTCACCGCGCGGATCGGCAAGGGCACGTACGTGTTCACGACGCTGGCGCTCTTCCGCCAGCTTCCCGCCGGCGTGCCGGGTGCGGCGCGCATCGTCGTGAACATCCTCAACGCCGGCTCGTCTGCCCCGGCACCGAAGCGGCGCCCGGTGCCGTGA
- a CDS encoding glycoside hydrolase family 95 protein → MTRSTLRILLAASFLSAATAGSLAAQARPSPLAIWFRQPATEWNRALPVGNGRLGAMVFGGTAVEHLQLNEETLWTGGPYNPVVKGAAGALPEIRRLLFAGDVPRAHDLFGRTMMGRPFEQMKYQPLGDLLLTFPQHDSITAYRRTLVLDSALARVTYESRGVRYTREVFASAPDQAIVMRLTASRAGALSFSATLHGVRNPAHSNYGTDYFRMDGVAPAALRLTGKNSDYLGITGRLTYEAQLRARTANARGTVAVDYRTLQVRDADTVTIVLAAATSFVNYHDVSGNPAERVRTVLDRATDRSWGAMLHDHVTEHQRWFNRVQLELGAAAPEVTALPTDERVARFAGAPDPALAALLYQFGRYLLIGSSRPGTQAANLQGIWNDNPNPWWDAKYTININLPMNYWPAETGNLGELVEPLESLVRDVSQTGAETAREHWGARGWVLHQNTDLWRAAAPMDGPSWGAWPVGGAWLMTNLYERYRFSADTADLRRMYPLLRDQVRFLLDVLVPHPRTGWLVTAPSNSPENYPAWPGNGEFFDETSGITLTARTMAAGPTMDMHIIRDLLGAFADAATTLGTDAPLVAESRAARARLAPNQVGRHGQLQEWLEDWEDLEPQHRHLSGLWGLYPGSEITPEGTPALAAAAAVTLDRRGTGGCGWSYAWKMGLRARLRDGEASLAQLRALLTKSSLPTLFSLCGRALQVDGNLGATAAIAEMLVQSHQDVIRLLPALPAEWSEGRVRGLRARGGFTIDVTWAGGRVTTASVLAGVTRRCRIAAGAGTTVTADGQRVRITRVDAGTIEFAASAGRRYEVRAAARLTAPGAASVPGQTSRR, encoded by the coding sequence GTGACTCGTTCCACGCTTCGCATCCTGCTCGCCGCCTCGTTCCTCTCCGCCGCGACGGCAGGCTCGCTCGCCGCGCAGGCGCGGCCGTCACCTCTCGCCATCTGGTTCCGCCAGCCGGCGACGGAGTGGAACCGGGCGCTGCCCGTCGGCAACGGGCGACTGGGTGCAATGGTGTTCGGCGGCACCGCCGTGGAGCACCTGCAACTCAACGAGGAGACGCTCTGGACCGGCGGACCGTACAACCCGGTGGTGAAGGGTGCGGCCGGCGCGCTGCCGGAGATCCGGCGCCTGCTCTTCGCGGGTGACGTGCCCCGCGCCCACGACCTGTTCGGGCGCACGATGATGGGGAGGCCGTTCGAGCAGATGAAGTACCAGCCGCTGGGTGACCTGCTCCTCACCTTTCCGCAACACGACAGCATCACTGCCTACCGGCGCACGCTCGTGCTGGACTCCGCCCTCGCGCGGGTGACGTACGAGTCACGCGGCGTGCGATACACGCGCGAGGTGTTCGCGAGTGCACCCGACCAGGCGATCGTGATGCGCCTCACCGCCAGCCGCGCGGGTGCGTTGTCATTCTCCGCCACGTTGCACGGTGTGCGGAACCCGGCGCACTCGAACTACGGCACCGACTACTTCCGGATGGATGGCGTCGCGCCTGCCGCATTGCGCCTCACCGGCAAGAACTCCGACTACCTCGGGATCACTGGTCGGCTGACGTACGAGGCGCAGCTCCGGGCACGGACCGCCAATGCGCGCGGCACCGTTGCCGTGGACTACCGCACCCTGCAGGTGCGGGACGCCGACACCGTCACGATCGTGCTCGCCGCGGCCACCAGTTTCGTGAACTACCACGACGTGAGCGGCAACCCGGCCGAGCGGGTGCGCACCGTGCTCGATCGCGCGACGGACCGCAGCTGGGGCGCCATGCTGCACGATCACGTGACCGAGCACCAGCGGTGGTTCAACCGGGTGCAGCTCGAACTGGGCGCCGCCGCGCCGGAGGTCACGGCGCTCCCGACGGACGAACGGGTCGCACGCTTCGCGGGCGCTCCGGATCCCGCGCTGGCCGCACTGCTCTACCAGTTCGGCCGCTACCTGCTGATCGGCAGCTCACGACCGGGAACACAGGCGGCCAACCTGCAGGGCATCTGGAACGACAACCCCAATCCGTGGTGGGACGCCAAGTACACCATCAACATCAACCTCCCGATGAACTACTGGCCCGCCGAGACGGGCAATCTCGGTGAGCTGGTGGAGCCGCTGGAGTCGCTGGTGCGCGACGTGTCGCAGACGGGGGCCGAGACGGCGCGTGAGCACTGGGGCGCGCGCGGCTGGGTTCTGCACCAGAACACCGATCTCTGGCGCGCCGCCGCCCCGATGGATGGTCCATCGTGGGGGGCGTGGCCCGTCGGCGGCGCATGGCTGATGACGAACCTCTACGAGCGCTACCGGTTCTCGGCCGACACTGCGGACCTGCGGCGGATGTACCCGCTGCTGCGAGACCAGGTGCGCTTCCTGCTGGACGTGCTGGTGCCGCACCCGCGCACGGGCTGGCTGGTGACCGCGCCGTCGAACTCACCCGAGAACTATCCGGCGTGGCCGGGCAACGGCGAGTTCTTCGACGAGACGAGCGGCATCACGCTGACCGCGCGCACCATGGCTGCCGGCCCGACCATGGACATGCACATCATCCGGGACCTGCTCGGTGCGTTCGCGGACGCTGCCACCACACTCGGCACCGATGCGCCGCTGGTGGCCGAGTCACGTGCGGCGCGTGCACGACTGGCCCCGAACCAGGTGGGCCGGCACGGCCAGTTGCAGGAGTGGCTGGAGGACTGGGAGGACCTGGAGCCGCAGCACCGGCATCTCTCGGGACTCTGGGGGCTGTATCCCGGCAGCGAGATCACACCCGAGGGCACACCCGCACTCGCTGCCGCGGCCGCCGTCACGCTGGACCGGCGCGGCACCGGTGGGTGTGGATGGTCGTATGCGTGGAAGATGGGGCTGCGCGCACGCCTCCGTGACGGTGAGGCCTCGCTGGCGCAGCTCCGCGCGCTGCTCACGAAGTCGTCGCTGCCCACGCTGTTCTCACTATGCGGCCGTGCGTTGCAGGTGGACGGGAATCTCGGTGCCACTGCCGCCATCGCGGAGATGCTGGTCCAGTCACACCAGGACGTGATCCGGCTGCTGCCGGCACTGCCCGCCGAGTGGTCGGAGGGTCGCGTGCGCGGGCTCCGCGCTCGTGGCGGCTTCACGATCGACGTGACGTGGGCGGGTGGCCGGGTGACGACGGCGAGCGTGCTGGCGGGCGTCACGCGGCGGTGCCGGATTGCGGCCGGCGCCGGGACGACCGTGACCGCGGACGGTCAGCGCGTGCGCATCACGCGGGTGGACGCCGGCACGATCGAGTTCGCCGCGAGTGCCGGCCGGCGGTACGAGGTGCGCGCAGCCGCACGGCTCACGGCACCGGGCGCCGCTTCGGTGCCGGGGCAGACGAGCCGGCGTTGA
- a CDS encoding helix-turn-helix transcriptional regulator — translation MYDILTAGLRLQEARAAAGLSQADVAERCGTSQSAIARLEGGSANATVATLVRTAAAAGYAIHIDLVPLPAADPVIERYKADVDRASLRENRRRSVAERLQSLGEWQVSLATLAGATQRQRRRR, via the coding sequence ATGTATGATATTCTCACCGCCGGCCTGCGGCTGCAGGAGGCGCGGGCCGCGGCGGGGTTGTCGCAGGCGGACGTCGCCGAGCGCTGCGGTACCTCGCAGTCGGCGATTGCGCGGCTCGAAGGCGGAAGCGCCAACGCCACCGTCGCGACGCTGGTGCGGACAGCCGCCGCCGCGGGCTATGCGATCCACATCGACCTGGTGCCGCTGCCGGCGGCGGACCCGGTGATCGAGCGGTACAAGGCGGATGTCGATCGCGCGTCGCTGCGCGAGAACCGGCGGCGCTCGGTGGCAGAGCGCCTGCAGTCGCTCGGCGAGTGGCAGGTGTCGCTCGCCACGCTCGCCGGCGCGACGCAGCGGCAGCGGCGCAGGCGGTGA
- a CDS encoding MmcQ/YjbR family DNA-binding protein → MPADPLPKFRALCLALPSATEKEAWGEPTFRAGEGKLFAMFASASTHHGAGRPAAWIKAMPENQRLLIASDPDRYFSPPYVGPGGWVGVWLDRRPPWSAVRELLEDGYRQVAARKLLAVLDGSAVTTPTRPRRA, encoded by the coding sequence GTGCCCGCCGATCCCCTGCCGAAGTTCCGCGCGCTCTGCCTCGCGTTGCCGTCAGCCACCGAGAAGGAGGCGTGGGGCGAGCCCACCTTCCGGGCGGGTGAGGGAAAGCTCTTCGCGATGTTCGCGAGCGCGTCCACACACCACGGTGCCGGGCGGCCGGCGGCGTGGATCAAGGCGATGCCGGAGAACCAGCGGCTGCTGATCGCCTCGGACCCGGATCGCTACTTCAGCCCACCCTACGTTGGCCCCGGCGGATGGGTCGGCGTCTGGCTGGACCGCCGGCCGCCCTGGTCGGCAGTCCGCGAACTGCTGGAGGACGGGTACCGCCAGGTGGCGGCGCGGAAGCTCCTTGCCGTACTCGACGGCAGCGCGGTCACCACGCCGACCAGGCCACGCCGCGCATGA
- a CDS encoding 2-oxoglutarate dehydrogenase E1 component, translating to MADTPINSSAFNDGYIAEMFEAYQADPTSVDESWRQFFRLAAAFGGSAGAAPAPEGAPDPDLPRLAASAASLANMIRIFGHLAVPIDPLGTSPLGAPELTPEFHRITAADLTRVPAHALGYDNDPRFKTAADVIAMLRRRYSSRLGLEVMHLPDETERLWFRTILREEKLTRQLTAEEKVTVLRRLTQVDGLERFLGRAYQGKKRFSIEGTDALVPMLDTAIAESAQQGTSEIVIGMAHRGRLNVLTNVMGKPYETLFSEFEGHHGDTAEDETGDVKYHMGYEGAHTLPSGQSVSLTLVPNPSHLEFANPVINGVARARQRRKGADGTRDRKAVLTICVHGDAAFIGEGVVAETFNMSRLRGFEVGGTLHIISNNQVGFTTDPIDARSTHYASDLAKGFDVPIVHVNADDAEACVMAVRIAIAYRTRFGKDFLIDLVGYRRHGHNETDEPLFTQPELYGRIKSHPTPRQVWGNRLVKDGVMTKADVDHMDAAFAKELEGIFDAVHNTPHAEEYDAVTDAPPLRAVQTAVPVARLRALNEALLSWPTDLAVNPRLAKTLERRREGLEMQVDWGHAEALAFGSLLQDGVHVRLTGQDVERGTFSHRQAVLHDANTGATYTALQHVPGAKAQMEIANSPLSETAVMGFEYGFSTAAPDTLVCWEAQFGDFANVAAPIIDQFLVADRAKWQQDSGLVLLLPHGYEGQGPEHSSARLERFLQQGADENMTVAYPSSPAQYFHLLRRQALRPSRRPMVLMQPKSMLRLPDAMSGIADLANGGFQPVIDDPGAKGRESQVTRVVLCTGKIYYELKAANPGPGIALVRVEELYPWPAPEVTAVLARYPNATSVVWTQEEPRNMGAWTFVEPRLREITGSAMSLSYSGRPDRASPAEGYEATHKLEQARIIAEAITPGSKPAKGSAASKSAGKSAPRTVAKATVKKAAPRTKVAAPAKPVKPVKKVARATKAAKRPRSR from the coding sequence ATGGCTGACACCCCCATCAACAGCAGCGCCTTCAACGACGGCTACATCGCCGAGATGTTCGAGGCCTACCAGGCCGACCCGACCAGCGTCGACGAGTCGTGGCGACAGTTCTTCCGCCTCGCCGCCGCGTTCGGTGGCAGCGCGGGCGCCGCCCCCGCGCCAGAGGGCGCCCCGGATCCTGACCTCCCGCGCCTGGCGGCCTCGGCCGCGTCGCTGGCGAACATGATCCGCATCTTCGGACACCTCGCCGTGCCCATCGACCCGCTCGGCACGTCGCCGCTCGGCGCCCCGGAACTCACCCCGGAGTTCCACCGCATCACCGCCGCCGACCTCACCCGCGTGCCGGCCCACGCCCTCGGCTACGACAACGACCCGCGGTTCAAGACCGCTGCCGACGTCATCGCCATGCTCCGCCGCCGCTACTCGTCACGACTCGGGCTCGAGGTCATGCACCTCCCCGACGAGACCGAGCGGCTCTGGTTCCGCACCATCCTGCGCGAGGAGAAGCTCACCCGGCAGCTCACCGCCGAGGAGAAGGTCACGGTCCTCAGGCGCCTCACCCAGGTCGATGGCCTCGAGCGCTTCCTCGGCCGCGCCTACCAGGGCAAGAAGCGCTTCAGCATCGAGGGCACCGACGCGCTCGTCCCCATGCTCGACACCGCCATCGCGGAGTCCGCGCAGCAGGGCACCAGCGAGATCGTGATCGGCATGGCCCACCGCGGCCGCCTCAACGTGCTCACCAACGTGATGGGCAAGCCGTACGAGACCCTCTTCTCCGAGTTCGAGGGACACCACGGCGACACCGCCGAGGACGAGACCGGCGACGTGAAGTACCACATGGGCTACGAGGGGGCGCACACGCTCCCCAGCGGGCAGTCGGTGAGCCTCACGCTCGTGCCCAACCCCAGCCACCTCGAGTTCGCGAACCCGGTCATCAACGGGGTCGCGCGCGCGCGCCAGCGCCGCAAGGGCGCCGATGGAACCCGCGACCGCAAGGCCGTCCTCACGATCTGCGTGCACGGCGACGCGGCGTTCATCGGCGAGGGCGTCGTGGCCGAGACGTTCAACATGTCGCGCCTGCGCGGCTTCGAGGTCGGCGGCACGCTGCACATCATCTCGAACAACCAGGTCGGCTTCACCACCGACCCGATCGACGCCCGCAGCACGCACTACGCCAGCGACCTGGCCAAGGGCTTCGACGTGCCGATCGTGCACGTGAACGCCGATGACGCCGAGGCCTGCGTGATGGCGGTCCGCATCGCGATCGCCTACCGCACCCGCTTCGGCAAGGACTTCCTGATCGACCTCGTGGGCTACCGCCGCCACGGCCACAACGAGACCGACGAGCCGCTCTTCACGCAGCCGGAGCTCTACGGCCGCATCAAGTCGCACCCCACGCCGCGCCAGGTGTGGGGCAACCGGCTGGTGAAGGACGGCGTGATGACCAAGGCCGACGTGGACCACATGGACGCCGCGTTCGCGAAGGAGCTGGAGGGCATCTTCGACGCGGTGCACAACACCCCGCACGCCGAGGAGTACGACGCCGTCACCGACGCGCCGCCGCTGCGCGCGGTGCAGACCGCCGTGCCGGTCGCACGCCTGCGCGCGTTGAACGAGGCACTGCTGTCGTGGCCCACGGACCTCGCCGTCAACCCGCGCCTCGCGAAGACGCTCGAGCGTCGCCGCGAGGGCCTCGAGATGCAGGTCGACTGGGGCCACGCCGAGGCGCTCGCCTTCGGGTCGCTGCTGCAGGATGGCGTGCACGTGCGCCTCACCGGCCAGGATGTGGAACGCGGCACGTTCAGCCACCGCCAGGCCGTGCTGCACGATGCGAACACCGGCGCGACCTACACCGCCCTGCAGCACGTGCCGGGCGCGAAGGCGCAGATGGAGATCGCCAACAGCCCCCTCAGCGAGACGGCGGTGATGGGCTTCGAGTACGGCTTCAGCACCGCCGCCCCCGACACACTCGTCTGCTGGGAGGCGCAGTTCGGTGACTTCGCCAACGTCGCCGCGCCGATCATCGACCAGTTCCTCGTCGCCGACCGCGCCAAGTGGCAGCAGGACAGCGGCCTCGTGCTGCTGCTGCCGCACGGTTACGAGGGGCAGGGCCCCGAGCACTCGTCGGCACGCCTCGAGCGGTTCCTGCAGCAGGGCGCCGACGAGAACATGACCGTCGCCTACCCGTCGTCGCCGGCGCAGTACTTCCACCTCCTCCGCCGCCAGGCGCTGCGCCCGTCGCGCCGCCCGATGGTGCTCATGCAGCCCAAGTCGATGCTGCGGCTCCCCGATGCGATGAGTGGCATCGCCGACCTCGCGAACGGCGGCTTCCAGCCGGTGATCGATGATCCCGGTGCGAAGGGTCGCGAAAGCCAGGTCACGCGCGTGGTGCTCTGCACCGGCAAGATCTATTACGAGCTGAAGGCCGCGAACCCGGGACCCGGCATCGCACTGGTGCGCGTCGAGGAACTGTATCCGTGGCCGGCCCCGGAGGTGACTGCCGTGCTCGCGCGCTACCCGAATGCCACCAGTGTGGTGTGGACGCAGGAAGAGCCGCGCAACATGGGTGCGTGGACCTTCGTCGAGCCGCGCCTGCGCGAGATCACCGGCAGCGCGATGTCGCTCAGCTACTCGGGCCGTCCCGACCGCGCCAGCCCGGCGGAAGGGTACGAGGCCACGCACAAGCTGGAGCAGGCCCGGATCATCGCCGAAGCCATCACGCCCGGCTCGAAGCCCGCGAAGGGCAGCGCCGCCAGCAAGTCCGCCGGCAAGTCCGCCCCCAGGACGGTTGCGAAAGCGACGGTGAAGAAGGCGGCTCCGCGCACGAAGGTGGCCGCGCCCGCGAAGCCGGTGAAGCCGGTCAAGAAGGTCGCCCGCGCCACCAAGGCGGCCAAGCGCCCCCGGTCCCGATAG
- a CDS encoding amidohydrolase family protein: MSRVRPLILLALVASALGAQVSPTNGVTHGQRVRRLAIRNALVIDGNGTPARGPMDIIVEGNTIAEIVSLDPVALRAGRSRRPAADAEIDASGKYVLPGLINAHAHIQSNRSGQSMGGFDYNNKIWLANGITTVREVGAESESLSVVMRGRSQRGEIVAPRMFIYPFFDRGNINTPAEARARVQQMKKLGVDGIKIGGIQRDLMEAMEDEAHKLGLRIAHHVGVEETNAWDDVKFGTTSIEHWYGIPDAAIPNLRQNFPSDYNYSDETDRFRWAGRLWREADPVILDSLFTAMVKAKVAWVPTMDIYEASRDLQRAQNQPWFRDYLHPSLANYFKPDPANHGSYFIGWSSTDEVYWKENYRIWMDALRRFERKGGIIGCGDDAGFIYELYGFAYVREMELHAEAGFHPLKVIEHCTGNNARILGEESRLGRIRVGWLADLIVVDGNPLEDIKVLYAGGTSAVREGKEVRTLGSEWIIKDGIPYNGPQLLREVKAIVDAAKQAVRQ, translated from the coding sequence ATGTCCCGTGTTCGACCCCTGATCCTCCTGGCGCTCGTCGCCAGTGCGCTCGGTGCGCAGGTCAGCCCCACCAACGGTGTCACCCACGGCCAGCGCGTCCGGCGCCTGGCCATCCGCAACGCCCTCGTCATCGACGGCAACGGCACCCCCGCCCGCGGTCCGATGGACATCATCGTCGAGGGCAACACCATCGCCGAGATCGTATCGCTCGATCCCGTCGCGCTCCGTGCCGGTCGCAGCCGCCGCCCGGCCGCCGATGCCGAGATCGATGCCAGCGGCAAGTACGTGCTGCCCGGCCTGATCAATGCCCACGCCCACATCCAGTCGAACCGCAGCGGCCAGTCCATGGGCGGCTTCGACTACAACAACAAGATCTGGCTCGCCAACGGCATCACCACCGTGCGCGAGGTCGGCGCCGAGAGCGAGTCGCTGAGCGTGGTGATGCGCGGCCGGTCACAACGCGGCGAGATCGTCGCCCCACGCATGTTCATCTACCCGTTCTTCGACCGCGGCAACATCAACACGCCGGCCGAGGCACGCGCCCGCGTGCAGCAGATGAAGAAGCTCGGTGTGGACGGGATCAAGATCGGCGGCATCCAGCGTGACCTGATGGAGGCGATGGAGGACGAGGCCCACAAGCTCGGCCTGCGCATCGCGCACCACGTCGGCGTGGAGGAGACCAACGCCTGGGACGACGTGAAGTTCGGCACCACCAGCATCGAGCACTGGTACGGCATCCCCGACGCCGCCATCCCGAACCTGCGCCAGAACTTCCCCAGCGACTACAACTACTCCGACGAGACCGACCGCTTCCGCTGGGCGGGCCGGCTCTGGCGCGAGGCCGATCCGGTCATCCTCGACTCGCTCTTCACGGCGATGGTGAAGGCGAAGGTGGCCTGGGTGCCCACGATGGACATCTACGAGGCCAGCCGCGACCTGCAGCGCGCGCAGAACCAGCCCTGGTTCCGCGACTACCTGCACCCGTCGCTCGCCAACTACTTCAAGCCCGACCCGGCCAACCACGGCAGCTACTTCATCGGCTGGAGCAGCACCGACGAGGTGTACTGGAAGGAGAACTACCGCATCTGGATGGACGCGCTGCGCCGCTTCGAGCGGAAGGGCGGCATCATCGGCTGTGGCGACGACGCCGGCTTCATCTACGAGCTGTACGGCTTCGCCTACGTGCGCGAGATGGAGCTGCACGCCGAGGCGGGGTTCCATCCGCTGAAGGTCATCGAGCACTGCACCGGCAACAACGCCCGCATCCTGGGGGAGGAGTCCCGCCTGGGCCGCATCCGGGTGGGGTGGCTGGCCGACCTGATCGTGGTGGACGGCAACCCGCTGGAGGACATCAAGGTGCTCTACGCCGGCGGCACCTCCGCCGTGCGTGAGGGGAAGGAGGTCCGGACGCTGGGCAGCGAGTGGATCATCAAGGACGGCATTCCGTACAATGGACCACAGCTCCTGCGCGAGGTGAAGGCGATCGTGGACGCCGCCAAGCAGGCTGTGCGGCAGTAG
- a CDS encoding DUF2256 domain-containing protein → MAHSHPDRSRKPSERPSKDCLRCGRPFTWRKKWARDWESVKYCSERCRRG, encoded by the coding sequence ATGGCCCACTCGCACCCTGACCGATCCCGCAAGCCATCCGAACGCCCGTCCAAGGACTGCCTGCGGTGCGGGCGACCGTTCACGTGGCGGAAGAAGTGGGCGCGGGACTGGGAGTCGGTGAAATACTGCTCCGAGCGGTGCCGGCGTGGGTAG